In Castanea sativa cultivar Marrone di Chiusa Pesio chromosome 6, ASM4071231v1, a single window of DNA contains:
- the LOC142639945 gene encoding uncharacterized protein LOC142639945, which translates to MWLRDPKCHDVVSKAWERGLMSSSGCPLSNCLQACREDLTDWYKKEFGHVGRRIAQLQKKLQFMEASGAATSEEIQSAKADLNVWLDAEETMRKQRSRNMWLKLGDKITSFFHTKASNKKARNYIMGLTDLNGVWQEDPSVIEDSY; encoded by the coding sequence ATGTGGCTTCGTGATCCTAAGTGTCATGATGTCGTCTCAAAGGCTTGGGAGAGAGGTCTAATGTCTAGTTCAGGTTGCCCATTATCTAACTGTTTGCAGGCTTGTCGAGAGGACCTCACTGATTGGTATAAGAAGGAATTTGGGCATGTAGGGCGTCGGATTGCCCAGTTGCAGAAAAAACTTCAATTTATGGAGGCTTCAGGTGCAGCAACTAGTGAGGAGATTCAGTCAGCCAAAGCAGACTTGAACGTGTGGCTGGATGCTGAGGAGACCATGAGGAAGCAGCGGTCTCGCAACATGTGGCTCAAATTGGGCGATAAAATAACTAGTTTTTTCCATACCAAAGCCTCTAACAAGAAAGCAAGGAATTATATTATGGGTTTGACTGATCTGAATGGTGTTTGGCAGGAAGATCCTAGTGTAATTGAGGATAGCTACTAA
- the LOC142639946 gene encoding uncharacterized protein LOC142639946, whose protein sequence is MGNHILLFTFDDELDADRVLLGESWTFDKYLIVLRRYEEDNSLRTICFNTTRFWVQVHDLPPRHMIQEAMEALCQPLGQIIPSLDKTEVDDGNFMRVRVELDITKPLCRGRKVTFDEGKDGWVLFEYERLPTYYCWCGLLSHVGKDCDRWVRSKGTLASEDVQFGAWLKAEPTNMSKWKVVMVEGFDNSKSNSPKDHFEHVARQEQVQCDVDVHQAALIDD, encoded by the coding sequence ATGGGGAACCATATCCTACTATTCACGTTTGATGATGAACTTGATGCGGATAGAGTCTTGCTTGGGGAATCCTGGACTTTTGATAAGTATTTGATAGTACTACGGCGCTATGAGGAAGATAATTCTTTGAGAACTATTTGTTTTAATACTACTAGGTTTTGGGTACAAGTTCATGACTTACCACCGCGTCATATGATTCAGGAGGCTATGGAAGCTCTATGCCAACCGTTAGGTCAGATTATTCCCTCTCTGGATAAAACTGAAGTGGATGATGGTAACTTTATGAGAGTTAGGGTGGAACTTGATATCACCAAACCCTTATGCCGAGGTAGGAAGGTTACTTTCGATGAGGGCAAAGAtggttgggttttgtttgagTATGAGCGTTTGCCTACCTACTACTGTTGGTGTGGTTTACTGTCACATGTTGGGAAGGATTGTGATCGTTGGGTTCGAAGCAAAGGTACCTTGGCCTCTGAGGATGTGCAATTTGGAGCATGGCTAAAAGCGGAACCTACTAATATGTCAAAATGGAAGGTGGTCATGGTGGAAGGTTTTGATAATTCGAAATCTAACTCTCCCAAGGATCATTTTGAGCATGTGGCTAGACAGGAGCAGGTGCAATGTGACGTGGATGTGCATCAGGCAGCCCTAATTGATGATTAG